The Deltaproteobacteria bacterium genomic sequence TTCGGCGGTTTGTACTCATAGCGCACCTTCTTCGGTCGAATGTATGTCTGAAAAATCGGCAAAGATATATTGAACAAACTCGATGATGGGTTGTTGTTCGATATCCTTCCAGAATTTTTTGTCTTCTTGTGGGCTCGATGAATCAAAGACGATAGGCACCTTATTCTTTACGATGTCACCCAGAGTGACCCTCGTGTCATGGCGTAGGGAATTTACGAAAGCACTGATCTTAGTTTTTTCAACATGAATGACGGATGAAACGATTGGCATTATTTGTCTCCTTTTCCGATATGCATTTCGCCATGGAAGACTGCTACGGCAATTTTTAGGCCCAGTGTGAAAATCATGAGTCCGAACGCCCAGATACCAAGCGAGATTTTCCATTCGACTACATTTGGAAGGTACTCAACGATTTCGTGAAGAGTGGAGGGCACGAACCCCGGAACAATTAAGCCAAGACCCTTTTCTACCCAAAGTCCTGATAGGGTAAGGACACAGGCTGTATCAATTAGCCACAGGTGCCTGCTAGGCCTAGCGAAGATAAAGATGCCGGCGGCAATGGTGTTAAAAGCGAGTGCTGTCCATATCCAAGGAACAAGGGCGTTCTTCCCGTGTAGACCGAAGTAAAGGTAGCGAGCGGAGGCTGAGTGTGAACCTCCGGTATAGAGATCTGTAAATAATTCGGACCCCACTAGGAAGAGATTCACGAGAACGGTGACACGTAGGATATTTAGCAGTGTTAAAATTGCACCATCGCCGACAT encodes the following:
- the nrfD gene encoding polysulfide reductase NrfD, giving the protein PNPKLYLPIVFLSIIWAVSIHSVTAFLYSGLGGRPFWNTAILAPRFIVSAFVSGPAFIILSLQMVRRVTKFHVGDGAILTLLNILRVTVLVNLFLVGSELFTDLYTGGSHSASARYLYFGLHGKNALVPWIWTALAFNTIAAGIFIFARPSRHLWLIDTACVLTLSGLWVEKGLGLIVPGFVPSTLHEIVEYLPNVVEWKISLGIWAFGLMIFTLGLKIAVAVFHGEMHIGKGDK